Proteins encoded by one window of Syntrophales bacterium:
- a CDS encoding sodium:proton antiporter, with protein sequence MGKIIHTIFLLLLITPSPLGAAANPESIGKALPLWSVLPFVGILLSIALFPLLKPEFWHHHYGKVAAFWALIFALPFLYFFRETAFHEIIHILLIDYIPFIILLWGLFTIAGGIVLSGTIRGTPTINTILLLIGTFLASWVGTTGASMVMIRPVLRANRYRVKKAHIVCFFIILVSNIGGSLTPLGDPPLFLGFLHNVPFFWVTTNILPHFAFTSLIILTIFHLLDMWMYRKEHTARMEMQTKGEPLRIQGTYNFLFLGGVVGVILLSGYWKAGHINVLGVEMEIQNIVRDVVIIILGLLSLLLTPKELRAANDFSWGPILEVAKLFAGIFITIVPALAILRAGTEGALRDLITLIQNPAHYFWATGILSSFLDNAPTYLTFFNMALGKLQLTEAMVPAALKVGVETTNLQFIHYLEAISAGAVFMGANTYIGNAPNFMVKAIAEEAGVNMPSFFGYMFKYSIPILIPTFVAVSLIFF encoded by the coding sequence ATGGGAAAAATTATCCACACTATATTTCTCCTTTTGTTGATTACACCCAGCCCATTAGGCGCTGCGGCAAACCCAGAGAGTATCGGGAAGGCTCTCCCTTTATGGTCCGTTCTTCCATTCGTGGGTATCCTTCTCTCCATCGCCCTTTTCCCCCTATTGAAACCAGAATTCTGGCATCACCATTACGGAAAAGTAGCAGCTTTCTGGGCTCTAATATTCGCCTTACCTTTTCTTTACTTTTTCAGAGAAACAGCATTTCATGAAATTATACACATACTTCTCATAGATTACATACCGTTTATCATACTTCTGTGGGGACTATTTACCATTGCGGGCGGCATCGTATTATCAGGCACTATAAGAGGAACTCCTACAATCAACACCATACTACTTCTCATAGGCACCTTTCTGGCCTCATGGGTAGGCACAACCGGAGCCTCAATGGTCATGATCAGACCTGTTCTCAGGGCTAATCGCTACCGTGTAAAAAAAGCCCATATTGTATGTTTCTTTATCATTCTCGTTTCCAATATAGGTGGTTCCCTCACTCCACTGGGTGATCCCCCTCTTTTCCTGGGTTTCTTACATAACGTGCCATTCTTCTGGGTAACAACTAACATACTCCCCCATTTTGCCTTTACCTCTCTAATAATTCTTACCATCTTCCATCTTCTGGATATGTGGATGTACAGAAAGGAACACACTGCAAGAATGGAAATGCAAACCAAAGGTGAACCCTTGCGCATCCAAGGAACTTACAATTTCCTGTTCCTCGGTGGTGTTGTGGGAGTAATACTTCTTAGTGGGTACTGGAAAGCAGGCCATATTAACGTACTGGGTGTGGAAATGGAAATTCAGAACATCGTTCGCGATGTGGTAATTATCATATTGGGATTACTATCTCTCCTTTTGACCCCAAAAGAACTACGTGCGGCAAACGATTTTTCATGGGGACCTATACTGGAGGTGGCCAAGTTATTCGCTGGCATCTTCATCACTATAGTTCCCGCACTGGCTATACTACGGGCAGGCACTGAAGGAGCTCTGAGAGACCTGATAACGCTTATACAAAATCCGGCGCATTACTTTTGGGCAACAGGTATTCTTTCATCCTTCTTGGATAATGCTCCTACATATCTTACCTTCTTCAACATGGCTCTGGGCAAACTACAACTAACGGAAGCCATGGTTCCCGCTGCCTTAAAGGTTGGGGTAGAAACAACAAATCTCCAGTTCATTCATTATCTTGAGGCCATATCCGCAGGTGCTGTATTCATGGGTGCAAACACGTACATAGGAAACGCTCCAAATTTCATGGTAAAAGCCATAGCTGAAGAGGCGGGTGTAAATATGCCTTCTTTTTTCGGTTACATGTTTAAATACTCAATCCCCATACTGATACCCACATTCGTGGCGGTATCTTTGATCTTTTTCTGA